The region GCAACGGGCGCATAGACCGGCGCTCCGAAAGTATGTTCCCTCAGAGCCATGACGGAAGGTGTGACCCGTCCGGCAATTTCCGGTTCGAGCCTGGAAGACGTTTCGGCTAGTTTTCCCACAGCCGGTGGCGCAGAAGATCGCGAGAGCTGACCGACCTCCTCGGGCGTCAGATCGATCCGCCATACCGGGCGAAGGGGCAGTTCGGCCACGGCCTCGGCCAGCTGCTCGGCTCCCTCATCGGTATCTTCAGCGAAGTACTGGCTATCGACCAGGATCTGCTTGGGCTGGGCGTTTCCGATAATCGCGAGCAAATCCGCCAAGTCGCTTTTGGTCCACGAGTTCGTGGGCTGCTGCTGCACCGTGTCAGTGTCGATCGCGACGATGACGGCGTCGCCGCGATAGGCCTTCGGATTGGCCGCGGCGGTGACCGAGCGTTGGAGCCAGTCATAGGGTTCGAACGGTTCGACCGCGACGATGAAGATCGCCAGGAATGCGAAGATCAGAAGTTCGCGCCGCGATGGCCTCCTCGAAAAGGAATTTCCGGCAACGATTCTTTGCATCGAGTTTCGTCGCTCCGCATTGGCCATCAATGACAAGGAAGCCGGGGCTTACGATGACCGGTCCTTTTGTCCTAACCAATTCGGCGGCCATTGGTTCATCGCAGCTGCGGATTCGCGCCGACCTCCGCGCGCAACTTGCGGTTCGTCGTCTTGCGAAGACGCACCAGTGCCATCCCGGCCGGCAGCGGTTGCGCGTGAAGCGCGCGCGCCTTGCGTGGTGCCGGTTGCAGGAATCGAACCCGCGACCTTCGGTTTACAAAACCGCTGCTCTACCAGCTGAGCTAAACCGGCCCGACGCGGGGGGCGCTTTGCGCGAAAACGGCGCCCGCGTCCAGCCCGTCGATGGCCCCTCCGACGCCCTCTTTAACACCCGTCGGGCGACGTTTGCCGTCGGACGGATGAGGACGGCTCATCTTTGGCAAAATCCTGCGCGCGTGGTATGGTTAACATAGCAAGCTAGGAAGCCCAATTGGACCAGAATCTGCGCACGCAACTCCAGTACGACGCCCGCAAGAAGTCGGTCGGGGCCGCCTATGTCCTGTGGTTCTTCCTCGGCTATTTCGGCGCGCACCCCTTCTATCTTGGCCACGTCAATTCGGGGCTGGTGCAGTTTGCGTTGCTAGCGCTCGGCTGGATCCCCGGCTTCGCAGGCTGGTTCGTGCTCGCCATCTGGTGGCTGGTCGACGCCTTCCTCATCCCCGGCCAGGCCGAACGGCGCAATCTCGCCATGCTCGAAAAGCTGGAGGCGGGCCTGCCGGTGGCGGCCTGATCGCTAGCGGGCGCCGAAGGTCCAGCCCTCGGTGCGTGCGATCTGCCGGGTGAGGCCGCGCGGAGCCCACAGGCCTGCATCCTCGCCGTTGCGGCGCAGCCAGGCAGCGGTCAGCAGCGCATCGGCGCTGTGATCGTCGATGGCGCCGCTGCCCTCGACCGGCGGCGAGCCGAGACCGTCCAGACCCTCGTTCAGCAGCGCATGATCGCGCACCTTGCGCCCGCGATGGCCGGGCAGCGCCTCCAGCGAGGCGAGCGCGGTGTAGATCTCGACCAGCACCGATCCCCGGCGCGGCAGCGGGTCGACCGGCCACACGGGCAGCGCGCCGTCCAGACGGTGCAGCAGGCGCATGCCGGTGAGGCTCGACTTTCCGACCTGTGCCGCGCCGACGAGGTTGAAGTTGGACACCGGCCGGCATCCCATCGCGCGCTGGGCTTCTTCCGCAACCCGAAAGCGACCCTCGCGGGTGGCGGCATAGGGTGCGTGGAAGCGGGCGCCTTCCGCGCCGCGCCCGTGGCGAAAGTAATCCTGCAATACGGGATGGCGCAGCACGCCGCCCGCCTCCAGATGCGGATCCTCGGCGCACAGCGCGTCGGCCAGCGCCCACAGCGCCTTCGCATCGGGCGGAGAATGCTCCCAGCCCGGAAAGAACGCGCCGCAATCGGCGAAGGGCAGGGCAATCCCGAGGTCCATCCCGACCAGCGTGGCACGCGGCAGATCGTCGCGCAGGAAGGCGAGCACCTCCTCGCGGCTCCATGGCTTGCCGCGATCGATGAGGCGCGGCGGCCCCTGGCCCTCGTCTGCCAGCGCCAGCGCGATCCCCTTGTGGCGCTCGCCCCGCGCGCCCGACCAGTCGATCGCGAGGAAGTGGGAGAAGCGGCTCAATCGCGGCCTTTGCGCCGCGCGGCCCAGAACTCCATCCGCTCGGCCACGCGTTTCTCGAAGCCGCGTCCGGTCGGCTGGTAGAAGCCCTGCGGCTCCATCTCGTCGGGCCAGTAATTGTCGCCCGAGAACGCATCTTGCGCCGAATGGTCGTAGGAATAGCCCTCGCCATAGCCGATGTCCTTCATCAGCTTGGTCGGTGCGTTGAGGATGTTCTTGGGCGGGCTGAGGCTGCCGGTGTCCTTGGCGCTGCGCCACGCGGCCTTCTGCGCGGCATAGGCTGCGTTCGATTTGGGCGCGGTGGCGAGGTAGATGCACGCCTGCACCAGCGCCAGTTCGCCTTCGGGGCTGCCGAGGAATTCGTACGCATCGCGCGCGGCGATGCACTGGGTCAGCGCGGCGGGATCGGCCATGCCGATATCCTCCACCGCCATGCGCACCAGCCGCCGCGCGAGATAGCGCGGCTCCTCCCCCGCGGTCAGCATCCGCGCGAGGTAGTAGAGCGCGGCGTCGGGATCGCTCCCGCGCACCGCCTTGTGCAGCGCGGAGATCAGATTGTAATGCCCGTCGCGGTCCTTGTCGTACACCGCCACCCGGCGCTGCAGGAAGCTGCCGAGCGCCGCCGGATCGAGCGGCTGGTCGAGCCCCGCATTATACAGCGTTTCCGCCTGGTTGAGCAGGAAGCGCCCATCGCCGTCGGCACTCGCGATCAGCGCCACGCGCGCATCCTCGGTGAGGGGGAGGGGGCGTTCCAGCTCTTCCGCGCGGGTCAGCAGCTCGCCCAAAGCCTCGTGCCCGAGCCGCTCGAGAATCAGCACCTGCGCGCGGCTGAGCAGCGCGGCGTTCAATGCAAAGCTGGGGTTCTCGGTCGTCGCGCCGACCAGCGTCACCGTGCCGCGCTCGACGAAGGGCAGGAAGCCGTCCTGCTGCGCGCGGTTGAAGCGGTGGATCTCGTCCACGAAGAGCAGCGTCTTCTGCCCCGCCTTCATTGCGGTTTCGGCCTCTGCGAAGGC is a window of Alteriqipengyuania lutimaris DNA encoding:
- a CDS encoding TM2 domain-containing protein, giving the protein MDQNLRTQLQYDARKKSVGAAYVLWFFLGYFGAHPFYLGHVNSGLVQFALLALGWIPGFAGWFVLAIWWLVDAFLIPGQAERRNLAMLEKLEAGLPVAA
- a CDS encoding replication-associated recombination protein A, which gives rise to MADLFENEAPQSATPPAAPREDAPLADRLRPRTLGEVVGQDHLTGPEGSIGRMVAAGRLSSMILWGPPGTGKTTIARLLADAVGMRYAAVSAVFSGVADLKKAFAEAETAMKAGQKTLLFVDEIHRFNRAQQDGFLPFVERGTVTLVGATTENPSFALNAALLSRAQVLILERLGHEALGELLTRAEELERPLPLTEDARVALIASADGDGRFLLNQAETLYNAGLDQPLDPAALGSFLQRRVAVYDKDRDGHYNLISALHKAVRGSDPDAALYYLARMLTAGEEPRYLARRLVRMAVEDIGMADPAALTQCIAARDAYEFLGSPEGELALVQACIYLATAPKSNAAYAAQKAAWRSAKDTGSLSPPKNILNAPTKLMKDIGYGEGYSYDHSAQDAFSGDNYWPDEMEPQGFYQPTGRGFEKRVAERMEFWAARRKGRD